A portion of the Fusobacterium nucleatum genome contains these proteins:
- a CDS encoding CinA family nicotinamide mononucleotide deamidase-related protein has translation MKAGIFLVGTELLNGATIDTNSIYIAEELNKYGIEIEFKMTVRDVMSEITKALTYAKKNVDLVILTGGLGPTDDDITKEAMAKFLKKKLVVDEKEKKELLKKYKAYKNPNKTNFKEVEKPEGAVSFKNDVGMAPAVYIDGMVAFPGFPNELKNMFPKFLKYYVKENNLKSQIYIKDIITYGIGESVLETTVKDLFTEGDIFYEFLVKDYGTLIRLQTKIENKKNVAKIVKKLYNRISEFIIGEDDDRIENTIYECLNLGEKPLTISTAESCTGGMVASKLIEVPGISENFIESIVSYSNEAKIKRLKVKKETLEKYGAVSEEVAREMLAGLKTDIGISTTGIAGPGGGTKDKPVGLVYIGIKVKNEVKVFKRELKGDRNKIRQRAMMHALYNLLKILSKKVR, from the coding sequence ATGAAAGCAGGAATATTTTTAGTTGGAACAGAATTATTAAATGGAGCAACAATAGATACAAACAGTATCTATATAGCTGAAGAATTAAATAAATATGGAATTGAAATAGAGTTTAAAATGACAGTTAGAGATGTAATGAGTGAGATTACAAAAGCTTTAACTTATGCAAAAAAAAATGTAGACTTAGTTATTTTAACAGGTGGTTTAGGACCTACTGATGATGATATAACTAAGGAAGCAATGGCGAAATTTTTAAAGAAAAAATTAGTTGTAGATGAAAAAGAAAAGAAAGAACTGTTAAAGAAATATAAGGCATATAAAAATCCAAATAAAACTAATTTTAAAGAAGTTGAAAAGCCAGAGGGAGCAGTAAGTTTTAAAAATGATGTGGGAATGGCACCAGCAGTTTATATAGATGGTATGGTTGCTTTTCCAGGTTTTCCAAATGAATTAAAAAATATGTTTCCTAAGTTTTTAAAATATTATGTAAAAGAAAATAATTTAAAAAGCCAAATCTATATCAAAGATATAATTACTTATGGAATTGGAGAAAGTGTACTTGAAACAACAGTAAAGGATTTATTTACTGAGGGAGATATTTTCTATGAATTTTTAGTTAAAGACTATGGAACTCTAATAAGATTGCAAACAAAGATTGAAAATAAAAAGAATGTAGCAAAAATTGTAAAAAAGTTATATAATAGAATATCTGAGTTCATAATTGGAGAAGATGATGACAGAATAGAAAATACTATTTATGAATGTTTAAATTTAGGTGAAAAGCCACTTACAATTTCAACAGCTGAGTCTTGTACAGGTGGTATGGTAGCAAGTAAATTAATAGAAGTTCCAGGTATCTCAGAAAATTTTATTGAGAGTATAGTTTCCTATTCAAATGAAGCAAAAATAAAAAGATTGAAAGTAAAAAAAGAAACTCTTGAAAAATATGGGGCAGTTAGTGAAGAAGTTGCAAGAGAAATGCTTGCAGGCTTAAAGACAGACATTGGAATTTCAACAACAGGTATAGCAGGACCAGGTGGAGGAACAAAAGATAAACCAGTGGGGCTTGTGTATATAGGAATAAAAGTAAAAAATGAAGTAAAAGTTTTTAAAAGAGAGTTAAAAGGTGATAGAAACAAAATAAGACAGAGAGCAATGATGCATGCACTCTATAACTTATTAAAAATATTAAGTAAAAAGGTACGGTAA
- a CDS encoding MATE family efflux transporter, producing the protein MKINWKIFREIIYLAIPAVGEMTLYMMIWIFDTMMIGKYGGELAVSSVGLSTEIIYSFFNIIIAVGVSTALTSLISRAIGSKDYKKAETIANAGIKIAVVLAFIFFSLLFFVPGKILNLAGATKEMLPLATRYAKISSFSFFLLTISSTTNGVFRGVKDTKTSLYVAGSINIVNLFLDYVLIFGNLGFPEWGITGAAVATVAGNFMGILLQWSRLKKLPFKISLFSYVSKKDIWEIIRFAVPSGLQEANFSLSRLLGLTFILSLGTTAFAANQIGIAIEAISTMPGWGVAIACTALVGHSIGENKANKSQEYTLYSIIIASIFMGVLAFFFFFIPKTLISFFINKQEIDVIRIGAICLQVAAFEQIPIAFVTVLGSYFKGIGNPKIPFYVSFFTNWFLRIPVAFYLISILKLPVHIFWIITTFQWLLESIVLYYLYRKNINTILKNTSVSNIIDKI; encoded by the coding sequence ATGAAAATAAATTGGAAAATATTTCGTGAAATAATATATCTTGCAATTCCAGCAGTAGGAGAAATGACTTTATATATGATGATTTGGATATTTGACACTATGATGATTGGGAAATATGGTGGAGAATTAGCAGTTTCTTCTGTTGGATTAAGTACAGAAATAATTTATAGCTTTTTTAATATTATAATTGCAGTTGGTGTTTCAACTGCTTTAACTTCTCTTATTTCAAGAGCAATTGGTTCTAAGGATTATAAAAAAGCAGAAACAATCGCCAATGCAGGAATTAAAATAGCAGTTGTATTAGCTTTTATATTTTTTTCATTATTATTCTTTGTTCCAGGTAAAATTTTAAATTTGGCGGGAGCAACAAAAGAAATGTTGCCATTAGCAACAAGATATGCAAAGATTTCATCTTTTTCTTTCTTTTTACTAACTATTTCATCTACTACAAATGGGGTATTTCGGGGAGTAAAAGATACTAAAACCTCTCTCTATGTAGCTGGAAGTATTAATATTGTAAATTTGTTTTTAGATTATGTCTTAATTTTTGGAAATCTAGGTTTTCCAGAATGGGGGATTACTGGGGCAGCAGTTGCAACTGTAGCTGGAAATTTTATGGGAATTTTATTGCAATGGAGTAGATTAAAAAAACTTCCATTTAAAATTTCTCTCTTTTCTTATGTTTCTAAAAAAGATATTTGGGAAATTATTCGTTTTGCTGTTCCTTCTGGTTTACAAGAGGCTAATTTTAGTTTATCAAGACTATTAGGACTTACTTTTATTTTAAGTTTAGGAACTACTGCTTTTGCAGCAAACCAAATAGGAATTGCTATTGAAGCAATATCAACTATGCCAGGTTGGGGAGTTGCTATAGCATGTACAGCACTTGTTGGACATAGTATTGGAGAGAACAAAGCAAATAAATCACAAGAGTACACTTTATATTCTATAATCATTGCTTCTATTTTTATGGGAGTTTTAGCTTTTTTCTTCTTTTTTATACCTAAAACATTAATTTCTTTTTTTATCAATAAACAAGAAATTGATGTTATTAGGATAGGTGCAATATGCTTACAAGTAGCAGCTTTTGAACAAATTCCTATTGCATTTGTAACAGTACTTGGCTCATATTTTAAAGGAATAGGAAATCCAAAAATACCTTTTTATGTTTCTTTTTTTACTAACTGGTTTTTAAGGATACCTGTTGCCTTTTATCTTATTTCTATTTTAAAATTGCCTGTTCATATTTTTTGGATTATTACAACATTTCAGTGGTTACTAGAAAGTATAGTTCTTTATTATTTATATAGAAAAAACATAAATACAATATTGAAGAATACAAGTGTTTCTAATATTATTGATAAAATTTGA
- a CDS encoding DNA adenine methylase encodes MNYIGSKLSLKSFIKDTILEISKIDNENKVFADLFAGTGVIGSEFKKMGYKVIANDIQHYSYILNKHFIENNSPINIELLEHLNSIEGKEGFIYNNYCIGSGSERNYFSDFNGKKCDAIRQELEKLYRDKAIDEHQYNYFLASLINSIDKHANTASVYGAFLKSLKKSAVKDFELELLPIIDGNKDGKAYNEDINILIKKIKGDILYLDPPYNARQYSANYHLLETISRYDDPIIKGKTGLRDYSNQKSKFCSKSQVNQVFEELISDADFKYIFLSYNDEGLMSLETIKEIMGKYGGYQCFTTDYKRFRADKEENRNHKKSSTVEYLHCLIKK; translated from the coding sequence ATGAATTATATAGGTTCAAAACTTTCTTTAAAATCTTTTATAAAAGATACAATTTTAGAAATTTCAAAAATAGATAATGAAAATAAAGTATTTGCTGATTTATTTGCAGGTACAGGAGTAATTGGAAGTGAATTTAAAAAAATGGGATATAAAGTCATAGCCAATGATATTCAACATTATAGCTATATTTTAAATAAGCATTTTATAGAAAATAATAGTCCAATAAATATAGAATTATTAGAACATTTAAATTCAATAGAAGGAAAAGAAGGTTTTATTTACAATAATTATTGTATAGGCTCAGGAAGTGAAAGAAATTATTTTTCAGATTTTAATGGGAAAAAGTGTGATGCTATTAGGCAAGAGTTAGAAAAACTTTATAGAGATAAAGCAATAGACGAACATCAGTATAATTATTTTTTAGCAAGTTTGATAAATTCAATAGATAAACATGCAAACACAGCCTCAGTTTATGGAGCATTTTTAAAATCTTTAAAAAAGAGTGCAGTAAAAGATTTTGAACTTGAATTACTTCCTATTATTGATGGAAACAAAGATGGAAAAGCCTATAATGAAGATATTAATATTTTAATTAAAAAAATAAAGGGAGATATCTTGTATTTAGATCCACCATATAATGCAAGACAATACTCAGCAAATTACCATTTACTAGAAACTATTTCAAGATATGATGACCCAATTATAAAAGGTAAAACTGGATTAAGAGATTATAGTAATCAAAAAAGTAAATTTTGTTCAAAATCACAAGTTAACCAAGTATTTGAAGAATTAATATCAGATGCAGATTTTAAATATATATTTTTAAGTTATAATGATGAAGGGTTGATGAGTTTAGAAACTATAAAAGAAATTATGGGAAAATATGGGGGATATCAATGTTTTACCACTGATTATAAAAGATTTAGAGCAGATAAAGAAGAAAATAGAAATCACAAAAAATCATCAACAGTTGAATATTTACATTGTCTTATAAAAAAATAA
- a CDS encoding peptidase U32 family protein translates to MKIVAPAGNMERFYSAISATADEIYLGLKGFGARRNAENFTVEELKKAIDYAHLRGSRIFLTLNTIMTNREIELLYPTLKDLYNYGLDAIIVQDIGYAEYLHKNFPSIEIHGSTQMTVANYYEINYLKELGFKRIVLPRELSFEEIKEIRKHTDMELEVFVSGSLCISFSGNCYMSSFIGGRSGNRGMCAQPCRKEYKTSCGEKSYFLSPKDQLYGLDEIKKLQEIGVESIKVEGRMKDISYVYETVSYFRSLINGIDKEENTDKLFNRGYSKGYFYDNDKTIMNRDYSYNMGEKIGEVVGKSIRVDEDIVSGDGITFVSKDYKNLGGTYINKIAYKNEKLVLNFPERTKYIFRNYNKRLNDEISKKIKNTDKKLEINFDFTAKLNEKLILKIYLEDENKNRILDLEETSETLTQKAQKRAISEEDINEKLSEIGDSEFTVKNIKIHIDENIFIPLSELKNLKRNTVEKFREKVLSYFRRDLDSELKENNQEYFKLEIEKDEPKDLEIRVIVSNEEQKNFLENIKDEYNIREIYCRTYDIAKQSMLGQHNLDNKLASNLYELLENKNSAVMLNWNMNIVNSYTIFVLEKIEKLESFIVSPEINFSKIRELGKTRLKKALLIYSKLKGMTIDVDIADNKNEVITNKENDKFNIIKNEYGTEIFLDKPLNIINIMEDIKKLNVDIVVLEFTTETTEDIKKVLKQLKTRKGEYREYNYKRGVY, encoded by the coding sequence ATGAAGATAGTAGCACCAGCTGGGAATATGGAAAGATTTTACTCAGCCATAAGTGCAACAGCTGATGAAATATATTTGGGTTTAAAAGGTTTTGGAGCAAGAAGAAATGCTGAAAATTTTACAGTTGAGGAGTTAAAGAAAGCAATAGACTATGCCCATTTAAGAGGGAGCAGAATATTTTTAACTCTTAATACAATAATGACTAATAGAGAAATTGAGCTTCTATATCCAACTTTAAAAGACTTATATAACTATGGTTTAGATGCAATAATAGTGCAAGATATTGGCTATGCAGAGTATTTACATAAAAACTTCCCAAGTATAGAAATTCACGGAAGTACACAGATGACAGTTGCCAATTATTATGAAATAAACTATTTAAAAGAATTAGGCTTTAAAAGAATAGTTTTACCAAGGGAATTAAGTTTTGAGGAAATAAAGGAAATCAGAAAACATACTGATATGGAGCTTGAAGTCTTTGTATCAGGTTCACTTTGTATATCTTTTTCTGGTAACTGCTATATGAGTAGCTTTATCGGTGGAAGAAGTGGCAATCGTGGAATGTGTGCTCAACCTTGTAGAAAGGAGTACAAAACTTCTTGTGGGGAAAAATCATATTTTCTAAGTCCTAAGGATCAGTTATATGGTTTAGATGAAATAAAGAAATTACAAGAAATTGGAGTAGAAAGCATAAAGGTTGAAGGTAGAATGAAAGATATTTCCTATGTCTATGAAACAGTTTCTTATTTTAGAAGTTTAATAAATGGAATAGATAAGGAAGAAAATACTGATAAATTGTTTAATAGAGGATATTCAAAAGGATATTTCTATGATAATGATAAAACAATTATGAATAGAGATTATTCATATAATATGGGAGAAAAAATAGGAGAAGTTGTAGGTAAAAGTATAAGGGTAGATGAAGATATAGTTTCAGGAGATGGAATAACCTTTGTTTCAAAAGATTATAAAAATCTTGGTGGAACATATATAAATAAGATAGCCTATAAAAATGAAAAATTGGTTTTAAATTTTCCAGAGAGAACAAAATATATTTTTAGAAACTATAATAAAAGATTAAATGATGAGATTTCAAAAAAAATAAAGAATACAGATAAAAAATTAGAAATAAATTTTGACTTCACAGCAAAATTAAATGAAAAATTAATTTTAAAAATTTATTTAGAAGATGAAAATAAAAATAGAATTTTAGATTTAGAAGAAACCTCTGAAACTTTAACTCAAAAGGCACAAAAAAGAGCTATAAGTGAAGAAGATATAAATGAAAAATTATCAGAAATTGGAGATAGTGAATTTACTGTTAAAAATATAAAAATTCATATAGATGAAAATATTTTTATTCCGTTATCAGAGTTAAAAAACCTAAAAAGAAATACAGTTGAAAAGTTTAGAGAAAAGGTACTTTCGTATTTTAGAAGAGATTTAGATAGTGAATTAAAAGAAAATAATCAAGAATATTTTAAATTAGAGATAGAAAAAGATGAGCCAAAGGACTTGGAAATAAGAGTGATAGTTTCTAATGAGGAACAAAAAAACTTTTTAGAAAATATAAAAGATGAGTATAATATAAGGGAAATATATTGTAGAACTTATGATATAGCTAAGCAATCTATGTTAGGTCAACATAATTTAGATAATAAGTTGGCATCTAATCTCTATGAGTTATTAGAAAATAAAAATTCAGCTGTGATGTTAAATTGGAATATGAATATAGTAAATTCATATACTATCTTTGTTTTAGAAAAAATTGAAAAGTTAGAAAGTTTTATAGTTTCTCCTGAAATAAATTTTTCTAAGATAAGAGAATTGGGAAAAACAAGATTGAAAAAAGCCTTGTTAATTTATTCAAAATTAAAGGGAATGACAATAGATGTCGATATAGCTGATAATAAAAATGAAGTTATAACTAATAAAGAGAATGATAAATTCAATATTATTAAAAATGAATATGGTACAGAAATATTTTTAGATAAGCCACTTAATATTATCAATATAATGGAAGATATCAAAAAATTAAATGTTGATATAGTAGTTTTAGAATTTACAACTGAAACTACTGAAGATATTAAAAAAGTATTGAAACAATTAAAGACAAGAAAAGGTGAATACAGAGAGTATAACTATAAAAGGGGGGTGTATTAA
- a CDS encoding HEAT repeat domain-containing protein → MSNSTDKILQELEEERVRRTMLIKENLQKAYDELEKENFPVTKRIKFIADLGACKKIAYHYELICKDWEEGKKLNIESSFDRHGSEGIEFLFKQLSKIEDEKIRIFTVFLLAEVLSKLRHKEFYSSFCNQLILILKSLLNTNDEFLRRKIIIAFAWVGTSKEIDILTQLMLNDSDALCRAWSATSLMQMSFHRVDKEIICKKTKNIFVQAIEREKDLYTCGIIIEAVQILFGKRWISSSAVENIELEKIEKARKAAVRFLNKY, encoded by the coding sequence ATGTCAAATTCAACAGATAAAATTTTACAGGAACTTGAAGAAGAGCGAGTACGCCGTACTATGCTAATAAAAGAAAATTTACAAAAAGCATATGATGAATTGGAAAAAGAAAATTTTCCTGTTACTAAGAGAATCAAATTTATAGCTGATTTAGGTGCTTGTAAAAAAATAGCATATCATTATGAACTCATCTGTAAAGATTGGGAAGAAGGGAAAAAACTTAATATAGAGAGTAGCTTTGATAGACATGGAAGTGAAGGAATTGAGTTTTTATTTAAACAGTTGTCTAAAATTGAGGATGAAAAAATAAGAATATTTACAGTTTTTCTTCTAGCAGAAGTTCTTTCTAAATTAAGGCATAAAGAATTTTATTCATCATTTTGTAATCAACTTATCCTTATTCTTAAGTCTCTCTTAAATACAAATGATGAATTTCTTCGTCGTAAGATTATAATAGCTTTTGCTTGGGTTGGAACATCAAAGGAAATTGATATTTTAACTCAACTAATGCTTAATGACAGTGATGCTCTTTGTCGTGCGTGGTCTGCAACGAGTCTAATGCAAATGTCATTTCATAGAGTGGATAAAGAAATAATTTGTAAAAAAACAAAAAATATATTTGTTCAAGCTATTGAAAGGGAAAAAGACTTATATACTTGTGGAATTATAATAGAAGCAGTTCAAATATTATTTGGTAAAAGATGGATATCTTCATCTGCTGTGGAAAATATAGAACTTGAAAAAATAGAAAAAGCAAGAAAAGCTGCTGTGAGGTTTTTGAATAAATATTAA
- a CDS encoding phosphatidylglycerophosphatase A family protein: MGNHNHNHKLIKNLGTCFGLGEMSFMPGTFGTLGGIPIFLALTYIKKFFLNVMVYNSFYLVFLVTFFAISVYVADICEKEIFKKEDPQAVVIDEVLGFLTTLFLINPVGIKATLIAMGLAFIIFRILDITKIGPIYKSQSFGNGVGVVLDDFLAGIIGNFILVFIWTKFFY, from the coding sequence ATGGGCAACCATAATCACAATCATAAACTCATTAAGAATTTAGGAACTTGTTTTGGTTTGGGAGAAATGTCTTTTATGCCTGGAACATTTGGAACTCTTGGAGGCATTCCTATATTTTTGGCACTGACATATATTAAAAAATTCTTTTTAAATGTGATGGTGTATAACTCTTTTTACTTGGTGTTCTTAGTTACATTTTTTGCTATATCTGTCTATGTTGCAGATATTTGTGAAAAAGAAATCTTTAAAAAAGAGGATCCACAAGCAGTTGTAATTGATGAAGTACTAGGATTTTTAACTACCTTATTTTTAATAAATCCTGTTGGAATAAAAGCAACTTTGATCGCTATGGGATTGGCATTTATAATTTTTAGAATATTAGATATAACAAAAATAGGACCTATATACAAATCACAAAGTTTTGGTAATGGAGTTGGGGTAGTTTTAGATGATTTCTTAGCAGGAATTATAGGAAACTTTATTTTGGTGTTTATTTGGACAAAATTTTTTTATTGA
- the coaE gene encoding dephospho-CoA kinase (Dephospho-CoA kinase (CoaE) performs the final step in coenzyme A biosynthesis.) — protein MIIGLTGGIASGKSTVSKYLAEKGFKVYDADKIAKDISEKKSVQEEIISTFGNKILDKNGNIDRKKLKEIVFENKEKLEKLNGIIHPKVINFYKELKEKKTDKVIIFDVPLLFESGIDKFCDKILVVISDYEVQLNRIIERDKINRELAEKIIKSQLSNEERIKKADVVIENNSNLEDLFKKVERFCETI, from the coding sequence ATGATAATAGGTTTAACTGGTGGAATAGCCAGTGGAAAAAGCACAGTATCAAAATATTTAGCAGAAAAAGGTTTTAAAGTTTACGATGCTGATAAAATTGCTAAGGATATTTCAGAAAAAAAATCAGTTCAAGAAGAAATAATTTCAACTTTTGGAAATAAAATTTTAGATAAAAATGGAAATATCGATAGAAAAAAATTAAAAGAGATAGTTTTTGAAAATAAAGAAAAATTAGAGAAATTAAATGGTATAATACACCCAAAGGTTATCAATTTCTATAAGGAATTAAAAGAAAAAAAAACTGATAAAGTAATAATATTTGATGTACCATTATTATTTGAAAGTGGAATAGATAAATTTTGTGATAAAATCTTAGTTGTTATCTCAGACTATGAAGTACAGTTAAATAGAATAATTGAAAGGGATAAAATAAATAGAGAACTAGCAGAAAAAATAATAAAATCTCAATTATCCAATGAAGAAAGAATAAAAAAGGCTGATGTAGTAATAGAGAATAATTCAAATTTAGAAGATTTATTTAAAAAAGTAGAAAGGTTTTGTGAAACAATATGA
- a CDS encoding helix-turn-helix domain-containing protein yields the protein MTIGEKLKKSRNDKGMSLRELATKVELSASFLSQIEQGKASPSIENLKKIAHTLDVRVAYLIEDEEDDIRNIEYIKKENIRYIESLDSNIKMGILLSNNREKNMEPIIYEIGVDGESGRDFYSHGSSEEFIYILEGELEVYVANKKYKLSKGDSLYFKSSLKHRFKNASKKEVKALWVVSPPTF from the coding sequence ATGACAATAGGTGAGAAATTAAAGAAAAGTAGAAACGATAAAGGAATGTCTTTGAGAGAACTTGCAACAAAGGTAGAACTGTCAGCAAGTTTTTTATCACAAATTGAGCAAGGAAAAGCCTCTCCCTCAATAGAAAACCTAAAGAAGATAGCACATACATTAGATGTTAGAGTGGCTTATCTTATTGAAGATGAAGAGGACGATATAAGAAATATAGAATATATTAAAAAAGAAAATATAAGATATATAGAAAGCTTAGATTCTAATATTAAAATGGGAATTTTACTTTCAAATAACAGGGAAAAAAATATGGAACCTATAATATATGAAATAGGCGTTGATGGAGAAAGTGGAAGAGATTTTTATAGCCACGGAAGTTCAGAAGAATTTATATATATATTAGAGGGTGAGCTAGAAGTATATGTAGCAAATAAAAAATATAAATTATCAAAAGGAGATAGCTTATATTTTAAATCTAGTTTAAAACATAGATTTAAAAATGCTTCAAAAAAAGAAGTAAAAGCATTGTGGGTAGTTAGCCCACCAACATTTTAG
- the clpB gene encoding ATP-dependent chaperone ClpB, giving the protein MMNPNQFTENTISAINLAVDISKGNMQQSIKPEALALGLLMQNNGLIPRVIEKMGLNLQYIISELEKEMNNYPKVEVKVSNENISLDQKTNSILNRAEKIMNEMEDSFLSVEHIFKAMIEEMPIFKRFGISLEKYMEVLMNIRGNRKVDNQNPEATYEVLEKYAKDLVELAREGKIDPIIGRDSEIRRAIQIISRRTKNDPILIGEPGVGKTAIVEGLAQRILNGDVPESLKNKKIFSLDMGALVAGAKYKGEFEERMKGVLKEVEESNGNIILFIDEIHTIVGAGKGEGSLDAGNMLKPMLARGELRVIGATTIDEYRKYIEKDPALERRFQTILVNEPNVDDTISILRGLKDKFETYHGVRITDTAIVEAATLSQRYISDRKLPDKAIDLIDEAAAMIRTEIDSMPEELDQLTRKALQLEIEIKALEKETDDASKERLKVIEKELAELNEEKKVLTSKWELEKEDISKIKNIKREIENVKLEMEKAEREYDLTKLSELKYGKLATLEKELQEQQNKVDKDGKENSLLKQEVTADEIADIVSRWTGIPVSKLTETKKEKMLHLEDHIKERVKGQDEAIKSVADTMLRSVAGLKDPNRPMGSFIFLGPTGVGKTYLAKTLAYNLFDSEDNVVRIDMSEYMDKFSVTRLIGAPPGYVGYEEGGQLTEAIRTKPYSVILFDEIEKAHPDVFNVLLQVLDDGRLTDGQGRIVDFKNTLIIMTSNIGSHFILEDPNLSEDTREKVADELKARFKPEFLNRIDEIITFKALDLPAIKEIVKLSLKDLENKLKPKHITLEFSDKMVDYLANNAYDPHYGARPLRRYIQREIETSLAKKILANEVHEKSNVLIDLDNNHIVFKEV; this is encoded by the coding sequence ATGATGAATCCAAATCAATTTACAGAGAATACTATTTCTGCAATTAATTTAGCAGTAGATATTAGTAAAGGTAATATGCAACAAAGTATAAAACCAGAAGCTCTTGCTTTGGGATTACTTATGCAAAACAACGGATTAATTCCAAGAGTAATAGAAAAAATGGGATTGAATTTACAATATATCATTTCTGAATTAGAAAAAGAAATGAATAATTATCCAAAAGTTGAAGTGAAAGTTAGCAATGAAAATATTTCACTTGACCAAAAAACAAATTCTATACTAAATCGTGCAGAAAAAATTATGAATGAAATGGAAGATAGCTTTTTAAGTGTTGAACATATTTTTAAAGCTATGATAGAAGAAATGCCAATTTTCAAAAGATTTGGTATTAGTTTAGAAAAATACATGGAGGTATTGATGAATATAAGAGGAAACAGAAAAGTAGATAATCAAAATCCAGAAGCAACTTATGAAGTTTTAGAAAAATATGCAAAAGATTTAGTTGAACTTGCCAGAGAAGGTAAGATAGACCCTATCATTGGTAGAGATTCTGAAATCAGAAGAGCTATTCAAATAATTTCAAGAAGAACAAAAAATGACCCTATTTTAATTGGTGAACCTGGAGTTGGTAAAACTGCAATAGTTGAAGGACTTGCTCAAAGAATATTAAATGGAGATGTTCCTGAAAGTCTAAAGAATAAAAAAATATTCTCGCTTGATATGGGAGCTTTGGTTGCAGGTGCAAAATACAAAGGTGAATTTGAAGAAAGAATGAAAGGTGTTTTAAAAGAAGTTGAAGAATCAAATGGAAATATCATTCTTTTCATAGATGAAATTCACACAATAGTTGGTGCTGGTAAAGGAGAAGGTTCTCTTGATGCAGGAAATATGTTAAAACCTATGCTTGCAAGAGGTGAATTAAGAGTTATTGGTGCAACAACAATAGATGAATATAGAAAATATATTGAAAAAGATCCTGCACTTGAAAGAAGGTTCCAAACAATATTAGTCAATGAACCTAATGTTGATGATACTATTTCAATTTTAAGAGGTCTTAAAGATAAATTTGAAACTTATCATGGTGTTAGAATTACAGATACTGCAATAGTTGAAGCTGCAACCCTTAGCCAAAGATATATAAGTGATAGAAAACTTCCAGATAAAGCTATTGACCTAATTGATGAAGCAGCTGCTATGATAAGAACAGAAATTGACTCTATGCCAGAAGAACTCGACCAATTGACAAGAAAGGCTTTACAATTAGAAATTGAAATTAAGGCATTGGAAAAAGAAACTGATGATGCTTCTAAGGAAAGATTGAAAGTTATAGAAAAAGAATTAGCTGAATTAAATGAAGAAAAGAAAGTTTTGACATCAAAATGGGAACTTGAAAAAGAAGATATTTCTAAAATAAAAAATATTAAAAGAGAAATTGAAAATGTTAAACTTGAAATGGAAAAAGCAGAAAGAGAATATGACTTAACAAAATTATCTGAATTAAAATATGGTAAACTTGCAACTCTTGAAAAAGAATTACAAGAACAACAAAATAAGGTTGATAAAGATGGAAAAGAAAATTCTCTATTAAAACAAGAAGTTACTGCTGATGAGATTGCAGATATTGTTTCAAGATGGACAGGTATTCCTGTATCAAAACTTACCGAAACTAAAAAAGAAAAGATGTTACATCTTGAAGACCATATAAAAGAAAGAGTTAAAGGACAAGATGAAGCCATTAAATCCGTTGCTGATACTATGCTTAGATCAGTTGCAGGTTTAAAAGATCCTAACAGACCTATGGGTTCATTTATATTCTTAGGACCTACTGGGGTTGGTAAAACATATCTTGCAAAAACTTTAGCATATAACCTATTTGATAGTGAAGATAATGTTGTCAGAATAGATATGAGTGAATATATGGATAAGTTCTCAGTTACAAGACTTATAGGTGCACCCCCAGGATATGTTGGTTATGAAGAAGGTGGACAACTTACAGAAGCTATAAGAACTAAACCTTATTCAGTAATATTGTTTGATGAAATTGAAAAGGCTCATCCTGATGTATTTAATGTACTATTACAAGTTTTAGATGATGGTAGACTTACAGATGGGCAAGGAAGAATAGTGGATTTCAAAAACACTTTAATTATAATGACATCTAATATAGGTAGCCATTTTATACTTGAAGATCCTAATCTTTCTGAAGATACGAGAGAAAAAGTAGCAGATGAATTAAAAGCTAGATTTAAGCCAGAATTTTTAAATAGAATTGATGAAATAATCACTTTCAAGGCTTTAGATTTACCAGCTATTAAAGAAATCGTAAAATTAAGTCTAAAAGACTTAGAAAACAAATTAAAACCTAAACACATTACACTTGAATTTTCTGATAAGATGGTTGATTACTTAGCTAACAATGCTTATGACCCTCACTATGGTGCAAGACCTCTAAGAAGATATATTCAAAGAGAAATTGAAACAAGTCTTGCTAAGAAAATTCTTGCAAATGAAGTACATGAAAAATCTAATGTCTTAATAGATTTAGATAATAACCATATTGTTTTTAAAGAAGTATAA